From one Streptomyces sp. SCSIO 30461 genomic stretch:
- a CDS encoding lysophospholipid acyltransferase family protein yields MSVWLPTAPCTPGGCATPRWPTVGRFRAVGRLLAGVVVVLVGVAVSPVAIPCGPDRRSRLVRVWCRVVLRAFGVRVLVIAPAVYGGPGGSPAAVSGLVPGPRSASPTEPPPGTRPPAWRSGTLVVPNHVSWLDIPLVATVLPGRMLAKKEVRRWPVLGPLARFGGTLFVDRDRLRALPRLVATMADALRGGARVVVFPEGSTWCGRAHGRFRNAAFQSALDARVAVQPVRISYRPTGAAAFVGDDPLMASLWRVAAARGLTAEIRILPPIPAGRHTDRRTLARAAHAAVTDGGTVSGPGHTDGAEARSFSAAAEAVGRSGHTAVDSDNANLPAESVHHSDNFIPACASSLRTPS; encoded by the coding sequence ATGAGCGTCTGGCTGCCCACCGCGCCCTGCACGCCGGGCGGTTGCGCCACGCCCCGCTGGCCGACCGTCGGCCGATTCCGGGCGGTCGGCCGGCTGCTGGCGGGCGTCGTCGTCGTGCTCGTGGGCGTCGCCGTGTCGCCGGTGGCGATCCCGTGCGGCCCGGACCGCAGGTCCCGGCTGGTCCGTGTGTGGTGCCGGGTGGTGCTCAGAGCCTTCGGCGTACGGGTCCTGGTCATCGCCCCGGCCGTGTACGGCGGGCCAGGCGGTTCACCCGCGGCCGTGTCAGGACTGGTCCCAGGACCCCGTTCCGCGTCGCCCACCGAGCCGCCGCCGGGGACCCGCCCGCCCGCGTGGCGCTCCGGCACGCTCGTCGTCCCCAACCACGTCTCCTGGCTGGACATCCCCCTCGTCGCCACTGTGCTCCCCGGGCGGATGCTCGCCAAGAAGGAGGTACGACGCTGGCCCGTGCTGGGTCCGCTCGCCCGGTTCGGCGGCACTCTGTTCGTGGACCGGGACCGGCTGCGGGCACTGCCCCGGCTGGTCGCGACCATGGCGGACGCACTCAGGGGCGGGGCGCGCGTGGTCGTGTTCCCCGAGGGATCGACCTGGTGCGGTCGTGCCCATGGGCGCTTCCGCAACGCCGCCTTCCAGTCCGCGCTGGACGCGCGAGTCGCCGTACAGCCGGTGCGTATCAGCTACCGGCCCACCGGTGCCGCCGCGTTCGTGGGAGACGACCCGCTCATGGCGTCGTTGTGGAGGGTCGCCGCGGCGCGCGGGCTGACCGCGGAGATCAGGATCCTGCCCCCGATCCCCGCGGGCCGCCACACCGACCGGCGCACACTGGCCCGGGCGGCGCACGCCGCCGTGACGGACGGTGGGACGGTTTCCGGGCCGGGTCACACCGACGGCGCCGAGGCCCGTTCCTTCTCCGCCGCGGCGGAGGCCGTCGGCCGCTCCGGTCACACCGCCGTCGACAGCGACAACGCGAACCTCCCGGCCGAGTCCGTCCACCACTCCGACAACTTCATTCCTGCATGCGCCAGTTCGTTGCGCACACCCTCCTGA
- a CDS encoding dodecin, with the protein MSQHTYRVTEIVGTSHEGVDQAIRNGISRAKQTIRGLDWFEVTQVRGHIVDGEIEHYQVGLKVGFRLED; encoded by the coding sequence ATGTCCCAGCACACCTATCGGGTCACCGAGATCGTCGGCACCTCGCACGAAGGGGTCGATCAGGCCATCCGCAACGGCATCTCACGGGCCAAACAGACCATCCGGGGCCTCGACTGGTTCGAGGTGACTCAGGTCCGCGGCCACATCGTGGACGGCGAGATCGAGCACTACCAGGTCGGACTGAAGGTCGGATTCCGCCTGGAGGACTGA
- a CDS encoding IS110 family transposase: MAETDAEESEQGPELVERVAAIDIAKASGMVCTRVPHEDKPGRRVQRVWHVAATSGAILDLADHLICQGVTRVVMEATSTYWKPFFFLLEARGLECWLVNARDVKNVPGRPKTDRLDAVWLAKLAERGMLRASFVPPKPVRELRDLTRSRAVLTHERTRHKQRAEKLLEDAQIKLSSVISDIFGVSGRAMLEALIAGERSPRALADLAHGTIKASPQALQEALAGGFEEHHAFMLRMLLDTVDYLTMQIDKLTARITTRLTELSTTHDDRDGDRDDDRPGQGMLMPLTDVERLDEIPGVGPATAQVILAEIGTDMSVFPTADHLASWARLSPRTFQSGPKNTSGPAGKGNPWLRGALGEAAISAARTDTFLGARYRRIVKRRGHLKALVAVARSILVTVWHLLNDPTARYRDLGPDWHTKNLDPARKTRDLVRQLTALGHDVTLTPAGA, encoded by the coding sequence GTGGCGGAGACGGATGCCGAGGAGAGCGAGCAGGGACCGGAGCTGGTGGAGCGGGTCGCGGCGATCGATATCGCCAAGGCATCCGGGATGGTGTGCACCCGGGTGCCGCACGAGGACAAGCCCGGCCGGAGAGTACAGCGTGTGTGGCACGTGGCCGCGACCAGCGGCGCCATCCTGGATCTCGCGGACCACCTGATATGCCAGGGCGTCACCCGGGTGGTCATGGAAGCGACCTCGACGTACTGGAAGCCGTTCTTCTTTCTCCTGGAGGCGCGGGGGCTTGAATGCTGGCTGGTCAACGCGCGTGACGTGAAGAACGTGCCTGGCCGCCCGAAGACCGACAGGCTCGATGCGGTGTGGCTGGCCAAGCTCGCCGAACGCGGCATGCTCAGAGCCTCGTTCGTGCCGCCAAAGCCGGTGCGGGAGCTGCGGGACCTGACCCGTTCCCGCGCGGTCCTCACCCACGAGCGCACCCGGCACAAGCAGCGCGCGGAGAAGCTCCTGGAGGACGCGCAGATCAAGCTGTCCTCGGTGATCTCCGACATCTTCGGCGTCTCCGGCCGCGCGATGCTCGAGGCGCTGATCGCGGGCGAACGCAGCCCCAGGGCCCTGGCCGACCTGGCACACGGCACCATCAAAGCCAGCCCCCAGGCCCTTCAAGAGGCACTGGCGGGCGGGTTCGAGGAACACCACGCGTTCATGCTGCGGATGCTGCTGGACACCGTCGACTACCTCACCATGCAGATCGACAAGCTCACCGCCCGCATCACCACCCGTCTCACCGAGCTGTCCACGACCCACGACGACAGGGACGGTGACAGGGACGACGACCGGCCCGGTCAGGGCATGCTGATGCCGCTGACCGACGTCGAGCGCCTGGACGAGATCCCCGGGGTGGGACCGGCCACCGCCCAGGTCATCCTCGCCGAGATCGGCACCGACATGAGCGTGTTCCCCACCGCCGACCACCTGGCCTCCTGGGCCCGCCTATCCCCACGCACCTTCCAGTCCGGCCCGAAGAACACCTCCGGACCCGCCGGCAAAGGCAACCCCTGGCTGCGCGGAGCACTCGGCGAAGCCGCCATCTCCGCCGCCCGCACCGACACCTTCCTCGGCGCCCGCTACCGCCGCATCGTCAAACGCCGAGGCCACCTCAAAGCACTGGTCGCCGTCGCCCGCTCCATCCTGGTCACGGTCTGGCACCTCCTGAACGACCCCACCGCCCGCTACCGCGACCTCGGCCCCGACTGGCACACCAAGAACCTCGATCCCGCCCGCAAGACCCGCGACCTCGTCCGCCAGCTCACCGCCCTCGGCCACGACGTCACCCTCACCCCGGCAGGCGCCTGA
- a CDS encoding GNAT family N-acyltransferase produces the protein MPVSPAVVPAPAVSAEPRYTVSLARTQEEVRAAQRLRHQVFAGELGARLDGPEPGLDGDAFDAYCDHILVRHEETGEVVGTYRVLPPERARIAGRLYAETEFDLSRLAPIREDLVEVGRSCVHPAHRGGAVIALIWAGLARYMTRTGHTWLSGCCSIPLADGGTLAAGTWDTVRAKHIAPDEYWVAPHKLWSADGVSRSPDRTELPPLLRGYLRLGAWVCGAPAHDPDFNVADLYVLLSLRRTNPRYLRHFLSLAPVE, from the coding sequence ATGCCCGTTTCGCCCGCAGTCGTCCCCGCCCCGGCCGTGTCCGCCGAGCCCCGCTACACAGTCTCCCTCGCACGCACCCAGGAGGAGGTGCGCGCCGCCCAGCGGCTGCGGCACCAGGTGTTCGCCGGAGAGCTCGGAGCCCGGCTCGACGGCCCGGAGCCCGGGCTGGACGGCGACGCCTTCGACGCCTACTGCGACCACATCCTCGTACGTCACGAGGAGACCGGCGAAGTCGTGGGGACCTACCGGGTGCTACCGCCCGAGCGGGCGAGGATCGCCGGACGGCTCTACGCCGAGACCGAGTTCGACCTGTCCAGGCTCGCTCCCATCCGTGAAGACCTCGTCGAGGTCGGCCGCTCCTGCGTCCACCCGGCGCACCGGGGCGGCGCCGTCATCGCGCTCATCTGGGCCGGACTCGCCCGCTACATGACCCGCACCGGACACACCTGGCTGTCCGGCTGCTGCTCCATCCCGCTCGCCGACGGCGGCACACTCGCCGCCGGTACCTGGGACACCGTCAGGGCCAAGCACATCGCGCCCGATGAGTACTGGGTCGCCCCGCACAAACTCTGGAGCGCCGACGGCGTCTCCCGGTCGCCGGACCGCACCGAACTGCCCCCGCTGCTGCGCGGCTACCTCAGGCTCGGGGCCTGGGTGTGCGGCGCCCCGGCCCACGACCCCGACTTCAACGTCGCCGACCTCTACGTCCTGCTCTCACTGCGCCGCACCAACCCCCGCTACCTGCGCCACTTCCTCTCCCTGGCGCCGGTGGAATGA
- a CDS encoding MFS transporter — protein MHWSLPSAMGRNFRLLWFSAVVSSLGDGMRYVALPLLASHLTSDPRKIALVFLVGQLPWPLVMLAAGMTADRLDRRQIMVALDSARVLVAGGLAVAVGLADITLAVICVAVALLDLGQRFYLGAAAGIVPMTVRRLERDRANAALAGGVVTAQMLLGNPLGALLYDMHPVLPFGFDALSFLCSAVFIFSLRGRFRAERPPEAPGPSRRMVVRQFTGGLHALWKQRVLRRITLLSALYDMVGMAQVAIGILYARKELGLSDTGFGLLVAAFGLGALAGSVLVGRWVNRLGRGRLLLGSLLVAAMASLGLGLVDAWLPAGLLVMLYGASVNAWRVGTTTVRQNLVPNRLLGRVTMAQKLLVRCGAIVGTVLGGLVAHDFGLRAVFHVGAVLLLVGVVVGGHRLVARG, from the coding sequence GTGCACTGGAGCCTCCCATCCGCAATGGGTCGCAACTTCCGGCTGCTCTGGTTCTCGGCGGTCGTCTCGAGCCTGGGCGACGGCATGCGCTACGTGGCCCTGCCCCTGCTCGCCTCGCACCTGACGTCGGACCCCCGCAAGATCGCCCTGGTGTTCCTGGTCGGCCAGCTCCCCTGGCCCCTGGTCATGCTGGCCGCCGGAATGACCGCGGACCGCCTCGACCGGCGCCAGATCATGGTCGCGCTGGACTCGGCACGGGTCCTGGTCGCGGGGGGCCTGGCCGTGGCCGTGGGGCTGGCGGACATCACGCTGGCCGTGATCTGCGTCGCCGTCGCGCTGCTGGACCTCGGGCAGCGGTTCTACCTAGGGGCGGCGGCCGGCATCGTCCCGATGACCGTACGACGGCTGGAGCGGGACCGGGCGAACGCCGCGCTGGCCGGGGGGGTGGTGACGGCCCAGATGCTGCTGGGCAATCCCCTGGGCGCGCTCCTGTACGACATGCATCCGGTCCTGCCGTTCGGCTTCGACGCTCTGTCGTTCCTCTGTTCCGCGGTGTTCATTTTCTCTCTCCGCGGGCGCTTCCGGGCCGAGCGCCCGCCCGAGGCCCCCGGCCCGTCACGGCGCATGGTGGTGCGGCAGTTCACCGGCGGACTCCACGCCCTGTGGAAGCAGCGTGTGCTGCGGAGGATCACGCTGCTCAGCGCGCTCTACGACATGGTCGGCATGGCGCAGGTGGCGATCGGCATCCTGTACGCCCGGAAGGAGCTCGGTCTGAGCGACACCGGCTTCGGCCTGCTGGTCGCGGCTTTCGGCTTGGGCGCGCTGGCCGGCTCCGTGTTGGTGGGACGCTGGGTGAACCGGCTGGGCAGAGGGCGCCTGCTCCTCGGGTCGCTGCTCGTCGCAGCGATGGCGTCACTGGGTCTCGGACTGGTCGACGCGTGGCTGCCGGCCGGGCTGTTGGTCATGCTCTACGGTGCGTCGGTGAACGCTTGGCGGGTCGGCACGACCACCGTGCGCCAGAACCTGGTGCCCAACCGTCTGCTGGGCCGGGTGACCATGGCCCAGAAGCTGCTGGTGCGCTGCGGAGCGATCGTGGGCACGGTCCTCGGTGGGCTGGTCGCACACGACTTCGGTCTGCGGGCGGTCTTCCACGTCGGCGCAGTGCTCCTCCTCGTGGGTGTGGTCGTGGGCGGACACCGCCTGGTGGCGCGCGGATAG
- the egtD gene encoding L-histidine N(alpha)-methyltransferase, translated as MSPFQLTRTLPDDAAGAALRADVLHGLTHTPKELPPKWFYDARGSELFEEITRLPEYYPTRAEREILVERSAEIAAVTGARTLVELGSGSSEKTRHLLDALTGLRSYVPVDVSESALTGAATALLDEHPDLDIRAMTADFTRALELPVTPGPRLVAFLGGTIGNLLPGERQAFLRAVREMLSPGDALLLGTDLVKEEDVLVAAYDDAAGVTAEFNRNVLAVIDRELGADFDPDTFAHVALWNREKEWIEMRLRARQTLKVTIRDLDLVVPFEAGEEIRTEVSAKFRQEGVRNELAHAGMKLSEWWTDSAGRFALSLSTAV; from the coding sequence GTGAGCCCGTTCCAGCTGACCCGCACCCTGCCCGACGACGCGGCCGGCGCCGCTCTGCGCGCCGACGTACTGCACGGGCTGACCCACACCCCCAAGGAACTGCCGCCCAAGTGGTTCTACGACGCACGCGGCAGCGAGCTGTTCGAGGAGATCACCCGACTGCCCGAGTACTACCCCACTCGGGCCGAACGGGAGATCCTCGTCGAACGCTCGGCTGAGATCGCGGCGGTGACCGGCGCCCGCACCCTCGTGGAACTGGGCTCCGGATCCTCCGAGAAGACCCGGCATCTGCTGGACGCGCTGACCGGCCTGCGCAGCTACGTGCCCGTCGACGTGAGCGAGAGCGCACTGACAGGTGCGGCGACAGCGCTGCTCGACGAGCATCCGGATCTGGACATCCGGGCGATGACGGCCGACTTCACCCGGGCGCTGGAGCTGCCCGTCACTCCGGGGCCGCGACTGGTGGCCTTCCTCGGCGGCACTATCGGCAACCTCCTGCCGGGTGAACGCCAGGCCTTCCTGCGCGCGGTGCGGGAGATGCTGTCACCCGGGGACGCGCTGCTGCTCGGAACGGACCTGGTGAAGGAGGAGGATGTGCTGGTCGCGGCGTACGACGACGCGGCCGGGGTGACCGCCGAGTTCAACCGGAACGTCCTCGCCGTCATCGACCGCGAGCTCGGGGCCGACTTCGATCCCGACACGTTCGCCCATGTGGCTTTGTGGAACAGGGAGAAGGAGTGGATCGAGATGCGGCTGCGGGCCCGGCAGACACTCAAGGTGACGATCCGGGACCTCGACCTGGTGGTGCCCTTCGAGGCCGGCGAGGAGATACGCACCGAGGTGTCCGCCAAGTTCCGTCAGGAGGGTGTGCGCAACGAACTGGCGCATGCAGGAATGAAGTTGTCGGAGTGGTGGACGGACTCGGCCGGGAGGTTCGCGTTGTCGCTGTCGACGGCGGTGTGA